From a single Pseudomonas serboccidentalis genomic region:
- a CDS encoding ExbD/TolR family protein, with the protein MKFRRKPRETVDINLASLIDVVFILLLFFVVTTTFTRETQLRVDLPESVSGSPAEDQQLKQLDVAISAEGVFSVNNKILPKNDLATLMEAMQKEANGDTNMPLSISADGKTQHQSVITAMDAAGKLGFSHLRMTTVEAAPKS; encoded by the coding sequence GTGAAATTCCGTCGCAAACCTCGGGAAACGGTGGACATCAACCTCGCGTCGCTGATTGACGTGGTGTTCATCCTGCTGCTGTTTTTCGTTGTGACCACCACCTTCACCCGCGAGACCCAGTTGCGTGTCGATCTGCCAGAGTCAGTCAGCGGGTCGCCCGCCGAAGACCAGCAGCTCAAGCAACTGGATGTCGCGATCAGCGCCGAAGGCGTGTTCTCGGTGAACAACAAGATTCTGCCGAAGAACGACCTGGCGACGCTGATGGAAGCCATGCAGAAAGAAGCCAACGGTGACACCAACATGCCGTTGTCGATCAGTGCCGACGGCAAGACTCAGCACCAATCGGTGATCACCGCCATGGACGCGGCCGGCAAGCTCGGTTTCAGCCATCTGCGCATGACCACGGTCGAGGCGGCGCCCAAATCCTGA
- a CDS encoding MotA/TolQ/ExbB proton channel family protein, protein MWELVKSGGWMMLPIILSSIAAMAIVAERLWTLRASRVTPEHLLGQVWVWIKDKQLNKEKLKELRANSPLGEILAAGLANSKHGREIMKECIEEAAGRVIHELERYVNALGTIAAMAPLLGLLGTVLGMIDIFSAFTGSGMTTNASVLAGGISKALITTAAGLMVGIPSVFFHRFLQRRIDELVVGMEQEAIKLVEVVQGDRDVDLAGGKA, encoded by the coding sequence GTGTGGGAATTGGTCAAATCCGGCGGCTGGATGATGTTGCCGATCATTCTGAGTTCCATCGCGGCCATGGCGATTGTCGCCGAGCGCCTGTGGACCCTGCGCGCCAGTCGCGTCACCCCCGAGCATCTGCTGGGCCAGGTCTGGGTCTGGATCAAGGACAAGCAGCTCAATAAAGAAAAACTCAAGGAGCTGCGCGCCAATTCGCCGCTGGGTGAAATCCTCGCCGCGGGCCTGGCCAATTCCAAACATGGTCGCGAGATCATGAAGGAATGCATCGAAGAAGCCGCCGGGCGGGTGATCCACGAGCTGGAACGCTACGTCAACGCGCTGGGCACCATTGCTGCCATGGCGCCGCTGCTCGGCCTGCTGGGTACGGTGCTGGGCATGATCGACATTTTCAGTGCCTTCACCGGCTCCGGTATGACCACCAATGCATCGGTGCTGGCCGGCGGTATTTCCAAGGCGCTGATCACCACGGCGGCGGGCCTGATGGTCGGTATTCCGTCGGTGTTCTTCCACCGTTTCCTGCAACGCCGCATCGACGAGTTGGTGGTGGGCATGGAGCAGGAAGCGATCAAACTGGTCGAAGTGGTGCAGGGCGACCGTGATGTCGATCTGGCCGGAGGCAAAGCGTGA
- a CDS encoding DNA internalization-related competence protein ComEC/Rec2 — MRTGMMALAAGLLVVVFLPVLPPVGLLMLLPVVGLMLLPFRSYPLAFCLFGFTWACVSAQWALNDRLPRQLDGETRWVEGRVVGLPQSSDGVVRFELADARSRHEKLPSLMRLAWYAGPPVNSGERWRLAVKLKRPGGLLNPDAFDYEAWLLAQRIGATGTVKDGQRLAEASWAWRDHIRQRLLEVDAQGRSGALAALVLGDGSGLSREDWQTLQDTGTVHLLVISGQHIGLLAAVMYLLVAGLARFGLWPLRWPWLPWACGLAFAAAVGYGLLAGFEVPVQRACVMVGLVLLWRLRLRHLGAWWPLLLAFNAVLLLDPLASLRPGFWLSFAAVAVLIFTFGSRLGAWRWWQTWTRAQWLIALGLCPVLLALNLPISLSGPLANLLAVPWVSFVVLPPALLGTALLPVPYVGEGLLWLAGGMIDALFRGLALIAGQWPAWIPAAVSWWVWTLGSLGALLLLLPRGVPMRPLGWPLLLMLVVPPRERLPERVADIWQLDVGQGLAILIRTRNHAVLYDAGPRFGDFDLGERVVLPALRKLGVEHLDLMLLSHADADHAGGALAVARRLPVAQVISGDPPGLPAALNAGTCDSGRQWQWDGVRFQLWQWSAAHDSNQRSCVLQIEANGERLLLTGDIDTHAEQVLLDSPLAVPTQWLQAPHHGSRSSSSMALLKTLQPQAVLISRGQGNSFGHPHPTVLARYRKQRLRIYDSAEHGAIHLQLGTFSAPWTMRQQRRFWRDPPASAR; from the coding sequence ATGCGCACAGGGATGATGGCGCTGGCAGCCGGTCTGCTGGTGGTGGTTTTCTTGCCGGTTTTACCACCGGTCGGGTTGCTGATGTTGTTGCCCGTGGTGGGGCTGATGTTGCTGCCGTTTCGCAGCTACCCGCTGGCGTTTTGCCTGTTCGGTTTCACCTGGGCGTGCGTCAGCGCGCAGTGGGCGCTGAACGATCGGCTGCCCAGGCAACTTGATGGCGAAACACGCTGGGTCGAGGGGCGGGTGGTGGGCTTGCCGCAGTCCAGCGACGGGGTGGTGCGTTTCGAGTTGGCCGATGCCCGCTCGCGGCACGAGAAACTGCCGTCGTTGATGCGTCTGGCGTGGTATGCCGGGCCGCCGGTCAACAGCGGCGAGCGCTGGCGCCTGGCGGTGAAGCTCAAGCGTCCCGGCGGTTTGCTCAATCCCGATGCCTTCGATTACGAAGCCTGGCTGCTGGCGCAACGCATCGGCGCGACCGGCACGGTCAAGGACGGTCAGCGCCTGGCCGAGGCGAGTTGGGCATGGCGCGACCACATTCGTCAGCGCTTGCTTGAGGTGGACGCCCAAGGTCGGAGCGGTGCATTGGCGGCGCTGGTGCTGGGTGACGGTTCCGGGCTCAGCCGTGAGGATTGGCAGACGCTGCAGGACACCGGCACCGTGCATTTGCTGGTGATTTCCGGCCAGCACATCGGACTGTTGGCGGCGGTGATGTATCTGTTGGTCGCCGGGCTGGCGCGTTTTGGGTTGTGGCCGTTGCGCTGGCCATGGCTGCCTTGGGCCTGCGGTCTGGCGTTTGCGGCGGCAGTCGGTTACGGGTTGCTGGCCGGATTTGAGGTGCCGGTGCAACGGGCCTGCGTGATGGTCGGGCTGGTGCTGCTGTGGCGTCTGCGTTTGCGTCATCTCGGCGCGTGGTGGCCGCTGTTGCTGGCGTTCAATGCGGTGCTGTTGCTTGACCCGCTGGCCAGTCTGCGCCCGGGTTTCTGGCTGTCTTTCGCGGCGGTGGCGGTGTTGATTTTCACCTTCGGCAGCCGCCTCGGCGCGTGGCGCTGGTGGCAGACCTGGACCCGCGCGCAATGGCTGATTGCGCTTGGCCTGTGCCCGGTGTTGCTGGCGCTGAACCTGCCGATCAGCCTCAGCGGCCCGCTGGCGAATTTGCTGGCGGTGCCGTGGGTCAGCTTCGTAGTGTTGCCACCGGCGCTGCTCGGCACTGCGTTGTTGCCGGTGCCCTATGTCGGCGAAGGTCTGCTGTGGCTGGCGGGTGGAATGATCGATGCGCTGTTTCGCGGGCTGGCGCTGATTGCCGGACAATGGCCGGCGTGGATTCCAGCCGCGGTTTCGTGGTGGGTCTGGACACTGGGCAGCCTCGGCGCGCTGCTGTTGCTGTTGCCACGTGGCGTGCCGATGCGGCCGTTGGGCTGGCCGTTGCTTTTGATGCTGGTGGTGCCACCCCGTGAGCGACTGCCGGAGCGTGTGGCCGATATCTGGCAACTCGATGTTGGCCAGGGCCTGGCGATTCTGATCCGCACCCGCAATCACGCCGTGCTGTACGACGCCGGGCCGCGTTTCGGCGATTTCGATCTCGGCGAGCGGGTGGTGTTGCCGGCGCTGCGCAAGCTCGGCGTCGAACATCTGGATCTGATGTTGCTCAGCCATGCCGATGCCGATCATGCCGGTGGCGCTTTGGCGGTGGCGCGTCGCTTGCCGGTCGCGCAGGTCATCAGCGGCGACCCGCCGGGATTGCCCGCCGCGCTGAACGCCGGGACGTGTGACAGTGGCCGGCAATGGCAATGGGACGGCGTGCGGTTCCAGCTCTGGCAGTGGTCGGCCGCCCACGACAGCAACCAGCGTTCCTGTGTATTGCAGATCGAGGCCAATGGCGAGCGCCTGCTACTTACGGGAGATATCGACACCCACGCCGAGCAGGTCCTGCTCGACAGCCCGCTGGCGGTTCCCACGCAATGGCTGCAGGCGCCGCATCATGGCAGCCGCAGTTCCTCGTCCATGGCGTTGCTCAAAACGCTGCAGCCCCAGGCGGTGCTGATTTCCCGAGGCCAGGGCAATTCATTCGGCCACCCGCACCCCACCGTACTTGCGCGTTATCGCAAACAGCGGCTGCGCATTTACGACAGCGCCGAGCACGGCGCCATTCATCTGCAACTGGGGACCTTCAGCGCGCCATGGACAATGCGCCAGCAGCGGCGTTTCTGGCGTGATCCACCCGCGTCGGCCCGTTGA
- a CDS encoding DUF2062 domain-containing protein: MPRRLFKRYMPDPTSIREHKSLRFLGKLLHDPNLWHLNRHSVARAMAVGLFAAFLPIPAQMLVAAALAITVRGNMPIAVSLVWLTNPITMPAVFFCTYQAGAWLMDVPARTLPDSLTWEWISGELSTLWQPFLLGSVVCGLVLGALAYFVVMLYWRWWVARQWARRKKNRKA; this comes from the coding sequence ATGCCCCGGCGCTTATTCAAACGTTACATGCCCGATCCGACGAGCATCAGGGAACACAAATCCTTACGCTTTCTCGGCAAGTTGCTGCATGACCCGAACCTCTGGCACCTCAATCGTCACTCGGTGGCCCGGGCGATGGCGGTCGGTCTGTTCGCCGCGTTCCTGCCGATTCCGGCGCAGATGCTGGTGGCGGCCGCGCTGGCGATCACCGTGCGGGGCAACATGCCGATTGCCGTGAGCCTGGTGTGGCTGACCAATCCGATCACCATGCCGGCGGTGTTCTTCTGCACTTATCAGGCCGGGGCCTGGTTGATGGACGTCCCCGCCCGCACCTTGCCTGACTCGTTGACCTGGGAATGGATCAGCGGCGAACTCTCGACGTTGTGGCAGCCGTTCTTGCTCGGTTCGGTGGTGTGCGGCCTGGTGCTCGGCGCCCTCGCCTACTTCGTGGTGATGCTGTACTGGCGCTGGTGGGTGGCCCGGCAATGGGCGCGGCGCAAGAAAAACCGCAAGGCATAA